A genomic segment from Prosthecobacter debontii encodes:
- a CDS encoding ABC transporter ATP-binding protein, producing the protein MISSLNYLEQAPAVKARFDRLKARPKLLQISGLHKRFPSKGGEVVALKDIHLDVHRREFMCVLGQSGCGKSTLIRILAGLETPTEGQVLVDGVPVNGPGRDRGMVFQSYTLFPWLTVKQNVMFGPRMAGKASTTNESHAREWLALVGLDKFEDAYPHQLSGGMKQRAAIARALANEPRILLMDEPFGALDPQTRQQMQAYLLQIWRNVDITIFFITHDLDEAIFLSDRILVLDPRPGRVREIVEVPVPRPRNHDQLRSPEFIATKQHLETIIHPEDSHAKPKFDKLPMTRLTEVGDDVE; encoded by the coding sequence ATGATCAGCAGCCTGAACTATCTGGAGCAAGCCCCGGCGGTGAAAGCACGCTTTGACCGACTCAAAGCGCGTCCCAAACTATTACAGATTTCCGGGCTGCATAAACGCTTTCCTTCCAAGGGAGGTGAGGTGGTGGCCTTGAAAGACATTCATCTCGATGTTCATCGTCGTGAGTTCATGTGTGTGCTCGGCCAATCAGGCTGCGGCAAATCCACCCTGATCCGCATTCTCGCCGGTCTAGAAACTCCGACGGAAGGTCAAGTGCTCGTCGATGGCGTGCCCGTCAACGGCCCCGGGCGTGATCGAGGCATGGTATTCCAGAGTTACACCCTGTTCCCATGGCTGACGGTGAAACAGAATGTCATGTTTGGCCCCCGCATGGCCGGCAAGGCCTCCACCACCAATGAATCTCATGCCCGTGAATGGTTAGCCTTGGTGGGGTTGGATAAATTTGAAGATGCCTATCCCCATCAGCTCAGCGGCGGCATGAAACAACGTGCCGCCATTGCACGAGCGCTTGCCAATGAGCCGCGCATCCTCCTCATGGATGAACCCTTTGGTGCTCTGGACCCCCAGACACGCCAGCAGATGCAGGCCTACTTGCTTCAGATCTGGAGGAACGTGGACATCACCATCTTCTTCATCACGCATGATCTGGATGAGGCCATCTTCCTGTCCGATCGCATTCTCGTGCTCGACCCAAGGCCTGGGCGTGTGCGGGAGATCGTCGAAGTGCCCGTGCCCAGACCCAGAAATCACGATCAACTTCGTTCACCCGAATTCATCGCGACCAAGCAGCATCTGGAAACCATCATTCATCCGGAAGATAGCCATGCGAAGCCCAAATTCGACAAGCTACCCATGACTCGGCTCACCGAGGTGGGTGATGACGTGGAATAA
- a CDS encoding urea amidolyase associated protein UAAP2 yields MSAFIPTPSTLDPEQACYDHTVLAGDHWVHEIKKGQTFRIVDLEGNQAADTLFYSAHDPVERYSASDTIRHQAALYLTTGTRLMSTRGNPLLTIVADTCGNHDTLGGACSRESNVMRYAFDKEPMHACRDSFIRGVQCWGHDLGKRDITCNINFFMNVPVSPDGQLRFADGVSGPGFYVEMRAEMDVIALISNCPQLNNPCNAYNPTPVRVLIWD; encoded by the coding sequence ATGAGTGCTTTCATTCCCACCCCCTCAACACTCGATCCTGAACAGGCTTGCTACGACCATACCGTTCTGGCCGGAGATCATTGGGTCCATGAAATCAAAAAGGGCCAGACCTTTCGCATCGTGGATCTGGAAGGTAACCAAGCTGCCGATACCCTCTTTTACAGCGCCCATGATCCCGTCGAACGCTACAGCGCCAGCGATACCATCCGCCATCAAGCCGCTCTGTATCTGACCACGGGGACTCGGTTGATGTCCACACGGGGCAATCCTCTGCTTACCATTGTGGCCGATACCTGCGGTAATCACGATACGCTCGGGGGTGCCTGCTCCAGAGAGAGCAATGTCATGCGCTACGCCTTTGACAAAGAACCCATGCACGCCTGCCGAGACAGCTTCATCCGGGGAGTGCAGTGCTGGGGCCATGATCTGGGAAAACGTGACATCACCTGCAACATCAACTTCTTCATGAATGTGCCGGTGAGTCCAGACGGCCAACTCCGATTTGCCGACGGTGTCTCAGGCCCCGGCTTCTACGTCGAAATGCGCGCTGAGATGGACGTGATCGCCCTCATCTCCAACTGCCCGCAACTGAATAACCCCTGCAACGCCTATAACCCCACGCCTGTGAGAGTTCTTATCTGGGACTGA
- the nikR gene encoding nickel-responsive transcriptional regulator NikR: MSSDSAKPENAQRITISLPDALFHQFEELMEERGFQNRSQAISEVLSQHIADYYSLKGNRMMAGTITLFYDHKRPGLKQQIADIQHENIRHVISSLHVLLENSNTMEVILVQGPAKRLRQIANQLLACKGVLAGRLNLSRTLLPPIQTQMEEPPPATPPEGQ; the protein is encoded by the coding sequence ATGTCCAGTGACTCAGCCAAACCCGAAAACGCTCAGCGAATCACCATTTCGCTACCCGATGCGCTGTTTCATCAATTTGAAGAACTGATGGAGGAACGGGGGTTTCAGAACCGCTCCCAAGCCATCTCCGAAGTCCTCTCTCAACACATCGCAGATTACTACAGCCTCAAGGGCAATCGAATGATGGCAGGCACCATCACGCTGTTTTACGATCACAAACGTCCAGGGCTGAAGCAGCAAATCGCAGACATTCAGCATGAGAACATTCGCCATGTGATCAGTTCCCTTCACGTGCTCTTGGAAAACAGCAATACGATGGAGGTCATCCTCGTCCAGGGCCCCGCCAAGCGCTTGCGTCAAATTGCCAATCAGTTGTTAGCCTGCAAAGGAGTCCTGGCGGGTCGGCTCAACCTCAGTCGAACCTTACTCCCACCTATTCAAACCCAAATGGAAGAACCGCCCCCAGCGACTCCACCCGAAGGGCAATGA
- a CDS encoding ABC transporter permease has translation MASAGKHWFGVRKELDQARASLLMIMSFSLPLIVWCVAAYGPWWKVAHLVTISAESPRVQNIYTAGDRVDPVTWKQFTSAIEQDNEDIRAARKAGTPLTSSSRQNKKILRQLYPTAVINGWLNRGLETDDEAIRKVWTQLAKGQLEAPKQPLTDENLKIIQANAALLDQVAPEWPTESLLKLIPDSSEEVSRPVYLVPPDVVAKSFWKGISADAPSADSDEPGSERKTLLQRYGESWRTIVLGYLLAILVATPLGIIAGTFDFFSKLIEPFTNFFCYMPAPAFGVVLMAIFGLDLGPKIMLVFLGTLPCAILTIAKTTRRLDGSLLEAAQTLGANQRQLLAHVVVPGILPNLYNDLRLLFGTAWTWLVIAELLGFKSGLAEVIDTHGRRFQFDIVYPAILLIGLSGFFMDQLLDLIGRFLFPWMEQSRQSIITRLVSKIAGLTRRKFPAQIPSESTSTTTAS, from the coding sequence ATGGCATCCGCAGGCAAACACTGGTTTGGAGTTCGTAAAGAACTCGATCAGGCCCGTGCCTCCCTGCTGATGATCATGTCCTTTAGTCTGCCACTCATCGTCTGGTGCGTGGCAGCCTACGGTCCGTGGTGGAAAGTGGCCCACCTCGTGACCATCTCCGCCGAAAGCCCTCGCGTGCAGAATATCTACACGGCTGGGGATCGCGTGGACCCGGTGACCTGGAAGCAATTCACCTCCGCCATCGAGCAGGATAACGAAGACATCCGTGCCGCAAGGAAAGCAGGAACTCCGTTAACCAGCTCAAGTCGTCAAAACAAAAAAATCCTGCGTCAGCTCTATCCCACCGCGGTGATTAACGGTTGGTTAAACCGAGGCCTTGAAACCGATGATGAGGCCATTCGTAAAGTTTGGACCCAGTTGGCCAAGGGCCAACTCGAGGCCCCCAAACAACCTTTGACCGATGAGAACCTGAAGATCATCCAAGCCAACGCGGCTTTGCTCGATCAAGTCGCGCCGGAATGGCCGACGGAGTCACTCTTGAAGCTGATCCCAGATTCCTCCGAGGAAGTATCCCGCCCGGTCTATCTGGTGCCTCCAGACGTGGTCGCCAAATCCTTCTGGAAAGGCATCAGTGCCGACGCCCCCTCCGCTGACAGCGATGAACCCGGTTCTGAACGCAAGACGCTGCTGCAACGTTACGGTGAGTCCTGGCGCACGATCGTCTTGGGTTATCTACTGGCCATTTTAGTCGCCACGCCCTTGGGCATCATCGCAGGCACCTTCGATTTCTTTTCCAAGCTCATCGAGCCCTTCACCAACTTCTTTTGCTACATGCCCGCACCCGCTTTTGGCGTGGTGCTCATGGCCATCTTCGGTCTCGATCTCGGGCCGAAGATCATGCTCGTTTTTCTCGGCACCCTTCCCTGCGCCATCCTCACCATCGCGAAAACCACCCGCCGCCTGGATGGCTCTTTACTTGAGGCAGCGCAGACACTCGGGGCCAATCAGCGCCAACTCCTGGCGCACGTGGTTGTCCCAGGGATTCTGCCGAACCTTTACAATGATCTTCGTCTTCTTTTCGGCACGGCATGGACTTGGCTGGTCATTGCCGAGTTGCTGGGTTTCAAAAGTGGTTTGGCCGAGGTGATCGACACGCATGGACGGCGCTTCCAGTTCGACATCGTCTATCCGGCCATTCTTCTGATCGGCTTATCCGGCTTTTTCATGGACCAGCTTCTGGATCTCATCGGTCGATTCCTCTTCCCCTGGATGGAGCAATCTCGCCAAAGCATCATCACTCGATTGGTGTCAAAAATCGCAGGACTCACACGACGCAAGTTTCCTGCCCAGATCCCTTCGGAGTCCACTTCCACCACGACCGCTTCATGA
- a CDS encoding urease subunit gamma, with protein sequence MHLSPREQEKLLIVVAADVARRRLNRGLKLNHPESVALISAEIMEGARDGKTVAELMSFGKTILKRSDVMEGVAEMIHEVQIEATFPDGTKLVTVHHPIV encoded by the coding sequence ATGCACCTTTCCCCGCGCGAACAAGAAAAGCTGTTGATTGTTGTGGCTGCTGATGTGGCTCGTCGTCGGCTCAATCGAGGCCTCAAACTCAATCATCCTGAATCCGTTGCTCTGATCTCCGCAGAGATCATGGAAGGGGCTCGGGATGGCAAGACGGTCGCCGAACTCATGAGCTTCGGCAAAACGATCCTCAAGCGTTCCGACGTGATGGAAGGGGTCGCTGAGATGATCCATGAAGTTCAGATCGAAGCGACGTTTCCTGATGGCACCAAGCTGGTGACGGTGCATCACCCCATCGTTTGA
- a CDS encoding urea amidolyase associated protein UAAP1: MSHPLYTLELTGAGMWSRIIGRNKTLRLTDLEGGANVGMLLYHATERHERYNMPDTLKGQHIFYLRAPYCLHSDMGRLFASITQDTPGWHDTVCGGSDAALVHQKYGDKTFQAARNDFYRNARECFLIELSKWGMGERDLVPNINWFSKVTADESGKLNFVSHHSQAGDSVDLRFEMDTLVILNTCQHPLDPDPVYHPRRIKLEVFQSEPPAQDDPCLTVRPENARAYRNTQDFYLLAQ; this comes from the coding sequence ATGAGCCATCCTCTCTACACTCTCGAATTAACCGGTGCGGGTATGTGGTCACGCATCATTGGCCGCAACAAGACCCTCCGACTCACGGATCTCGAAGGCGGTGCCAATGTTGGCATGCTGCTCTACCACGCCACTGAGCGGCATGAACGCTACAACATGCCTGACACCCTCAAAGGGCAGCACATCTTTTACCTGCGTGCCCCTTACTGTCTGCATTCAGACATGGGCCGCCTGTTTGCCTCCATCACGCAGGACACTCCAGGCTGGCATGACACGGTCTGCGGCGGCAGTGATGCAGCCTTAGTGCATCAAAAATATGGGGACAAAACCTTTCAGGCCGCCCGCAATGACTTTTACCGAAATGCCCGCGAGTGCTTTTTGATCGAGCTCTCCAAATGGGGCATGGGAGAAAGAGACCTCGTGCCTAACATCAATTGGTTCAGCAAAGTCACTGCCGACGAGTCCGGTAAGTTGAACTTCGTCAGTCATCACTCCCAAGCGGGTGACTCGGTCGATCTTCGTTTTGAGATGGACACACTGGTGATTCTCAACACCTGCCAGCATCCGCTCGATCCCGATCCTGTTTACCATCCACGCCGGATCAAGCTCGAGGTCTTTCAGAGTGAACCTCCCGCGCAGGACGACCCCTGCTTGACCGTCCGTCCTGAAAACGCCCGGGCTTACCGCAACACCCAGGACTTCTACTTACTCGCCCAATGA
- the uca gene encoding urea carboxylase, translated as MFSKVLIANRGEIACRIIRTLKKLGMGSVAVYSEADRDAPHVAMADESYLLGPAPVSESYINQAKLIEVATLSGAQAVHPGYGLLSENPGFAEACEAAGLAFMGPTPDQMRAFGLKHTARERALACQVPLVPGSDLLQDADEAIQEASRIGFPVMLKSTAGGGGIGMRRCDDADSLRAAFESVVRQGKSSFGDGGVFVEKLVVNARHVEVQIFGDGQGKVVALGERDCSTQRRNQKIIEETPAPNLTESTRQALWDCAVRLGESVHYRSAGTVEFVYDADSGEFYFLEVNTRLQVEHTVTETVTGLDLVEWMVRTAAGENLDLADYRFTPSGSSIQVRVYAEDPNKDFQPSCGRLTEVELPPMARCDGWVTTGTEVTPYYDPLLTKIIVHGKDRAEAITKLQEALEATRISGIETNLTYLRQVIRDPLFMEGRITTRALATQFQYHPPTLDVLAPGVQTTVQDYPGRLGYWEIGVPPSGAMDPLALRVANRLVGNQEGAAGLEITISGPTLRFNTDATIALTGAPLKAELDGTPISFWKPVKIQAGQTLKLGRADGQGCRAYLAIRGGLDVPLYLGSRSTFTLGNFGGHAGRALRVGDVLHLGQDIATPAAEKIAQVHPLSVTADANGPTIIRVIYGPHGAPDFFTPEDIRMFFGTDWEVHYNSARTGVRLIGPKPQWARADGGEAGLHPSNIHDNAYAIGAIDFTGDMPIILGPDGPSLGGFVCPAVVAHAELWKLGQLKPGEKIRFQAITLEEAEALEASLDAALNGADFIPPALPEHSVPASAIRHIIPAEGSRPEVVFRPAGDRHFLIEFGPLVLDIALRFWVHAVYLKLKALEHPGIVDLTPGIRSLQIHVDGQHLRLADAEQLIIAQIESLDDVEHLEVPSRIVHLPLSWDDPQTQLAIDKYMQSVRPDAPWCPSNIEFIRRINGLSSQDEVQRIVLDASYLVLGLGDVYLGAPVATPLDPRHRLVTTKYNPARTWTPENAVGIGGAYMCIYGMEGPGGYQFVGRTIQMWNRDRVTDVFEEGKPWLLRFFDQVRFYLVSADELIELRREFPAGRFTPQIESSTFCLSDYLSFLEGESKSISSFRKMQREAFEAERERWRLAGLDVTESAPTTTSGSAEVSIPEGHEAVVSPVSGSLWKLQVKAGDQVEEGQCVLIVEAMKMEIPVSSTCAGTVAALHVREGQSVTPGQTLLTVHA; from the coding sequence ATGTTCTCCAAAGTTCTGATCGCCAATCGCGGCGAAATTGCCTGCCGCATCATTCGCACCCTCAAGAAACTCGGCATGGGTTCTGTGGCCGTGTATTCAGAAGCCGATCGTGATGCTCCTCACGTTGCCATGGCTGACGAGTCTTATTTGTTAGGCCCTGCACCTGTTTCCGAAAGCTACATCAATCAGGCGAAGCTCATTGAAGTCGCCACACTCTCGGGTGCCCAAGCCGTGCACCCAGGGTATGGTCTCTTGAGCGAAAACCCGGGGTTTGCGGAGGCCTGTGAAGCTGCGGGGCTCGCCTTCATGGGACCGACACCCGATCAGATGCGGGCCTTCGGTTTGAAGCATACCGCCAGGGAACGCGCCCTTGCTTGTCAGGTGCCCCTCGTTCCTGGCTCCGACCTCCTCCAGGACGCAGATGAAGCCATTCAGGAAGCGTCTCGCATTGGTTTTCCTGTCATGTTGAAAAGCACCGCAGGCGGAGGCGGCATCGGCATGCGTCGTTGTGATGATGCGGATTCCCTCCGAGCGGCCTTTGAATCCGTCGTTCGTCAGGGCAAATCCAGCTTCGGCGACGGAGGTGTCTTTGTGGAGAAGCTGGTGGTGAATGCTCGCCATGTGGAGGTCCAGATCTTTGGGGATGGCCAAGGCAAAGTCGTCGCACTCGGTGAACGCGATTGTTCCACCCAACGGCGAAATCAAAAGATCATTGAAGAAACCCCGGCTCCGAATCTCACTGAATCCACCCGCCAAGCTTTGTGGGACTGTGCCGTGCGCCTGGGGGAGTCCGTTCATTATCGCTCCGCTGGGACGGTTGAGTTCGTTTACGATGCCGACAGTGGAGAGTTCTATTTCTTGGAGGTGAACACCCGCCTGCAAGTCGAACACACAGTCACAGAAACCGTCACCGGACTGGATCTGGTGGAATGGATGGTCCGCACCGCTGCGGGTGAGAACCTTGACTTGGCCGACTATCGCTTCACCCCCTCGGGCAGTTCGATCCAAGTTCGTGTTTATGCCGAAGATCCGAACAAGGACTTTCAGCCAAGCTGTGGACGCCTAACCGAAGTTGAACTTCCCCCCATGGCCCGCTGCGATGGCTGGGTCACCACAGGCACCGAAGTCACACCTTATTACGATCCCCTGCTGACGAAGATCATCGTTCACGGCAAGGATCGAGCCGAAGCGATCACCAAGCTCCAAGAAGCCCTGGAAGCGACACGCATCAGCGGCATCGAGACCAACCTCACCTACCTTCGGCAAGTCATCCGTGATCCGCTGTTTATGGAAGGCCGCATCACCACACGCGCCCTCGCCACCCAGTTTCAATATCACCCCCCGACCCTGGACGTCCTTGCGCCAGGCGTGCAAACCACCGTTCAAGATTATCCAGGTCGCTTGGGCTATTGGGAAATCGGCGTCCCACCGTCGGGAGCCATGGACCCGCTAGCCCTGCGTGTTGCCAATCGCCTCGTCGGCAATCAGGAAGGAGCCGCAGGTTTGGAGATCACCATTTCAGGCCCGACATTACGATTCAATACGGATGCCACGATTGCCCTGACCGGCGCGCCCCTGAAGGCCGAGCTGGATGGCACCCCGATTTCGTTTTGGAAACCCGTCAAGATCCAGGCGGGTCAGACATTGAAACTCGGACGAGCCGATGGCCAAGGCTGCCGGGCTTACCTTGCCATTCGTGGAGGCCTGGACGTGCCCCTTTATCTCGGCAGCCGATCCACCTTTACGTTAGGCAACTTTGGCGGTCATGCAGGCCGCGCCTTGCGAGTGGGGGATGTCTTACATCTAGGGCAAGACATCGCCACACCAGCAGCGGAAAAGATCGCCCAGGTGCACCCACTCTCCGTGACCGCTGATGCCAACGGTCCCACGATCATCCGCGTCATCTATGGCCCCCATGGTGCGCCCGACTTCTTCACCCCCGAAGACATCCGGATGTTTTTCGGCACCGACTGGGAAGTTCATTATAACTCCGCTCGCACCGGGGTGCGGTTGATCGGACCGAAACCCCAATGGGCACGTGCCGATGGAGGCGAAGCCGGCCTGCATCCCTCCAACATCCACGACAACGCCTACGCCATCGGGGCCATCGATTTCACGGGCGATATGCCGATCATCCTCGGTCCTGATGGCCCTAGCTTGGGCGGATTCGTCTGCCCAGCGGTGGTCGCCCATGCGGAACTGTGGAAACTGGGCCAACTGAAACCCGGGGAGAAAATCCGCTTTCAAGCCATCACTCTCGAAGAAGCGGAAGCCCTCGAAGCCAGCTTGGATGCAGCCCTCAACGGGGCCGATTTCATCCCGCCTGCCCTGCCCGAGCACAGCGTCCCCGCCAGCGCCATCCGTCACATCATCCCGGCTGAGGGATCCCGACCTGAAGTCGTCTTCCGGCCAGCAGGGGATCGGCACTTCCTGATCGAGTTTGGCCCGCTCGTGCTCGATATCGCCCTGCGCTTCTGGGTGCACGCCGTCTATCTCAAGCTGAAAGCCCTGGAACACCCCGGCATTGTGGATCTGACCCCCGGCATTCGTTCGCTACAGATCCATGTGGACGGTCAGCATCTCCGGCTCGCCGATGCCGAGCAACTGATCATCGCGCAAATTGAGTCGTTAGACGATGTCGAGCATCTCGAAGTGCCGTCTCGCATTGTCCATCTACCTTTGTCCTGGGATGATCCACAGACCCAGCTCGCGATTGATAAATACATGCAGTCCGTTAGGCCTGATGCCCCCTGGTGCCCGAGCAACATCGAGTTCATCCGACGCATCAATGGTCTGTCCAGTCAGGACGAGGTGCAACGCATTGTCCTCGATGCCAGTTACCTTGTTTTAGGGCTCGGAGATGTCTATCTCGGTGCACCGGTGGCCACGCCGCTCGATCCGCGACATCGTCTGGTGACGACCAAATACAATCCTGCCCGCACGTGGACCCCGGAAAACGCCGTCGGCATTGGCGGGGCCTACATGTGCATCTACGGTATGGAAGGTCCCGGCGGCTACCAGTTCGTGGGCCGGACCATTCAGATGTGGAATCGCGACCGTGTCACGGATGTCTTCGAAGAAGGCAAACCCTGGCTGCTCAGATTCTTCGATCAGGTGCGGTTCTATCTCGTCAGTGCGGATGAACTGATCGAGCTGCGGCGCGAGTTCCCTGCAGGGCGGTTCACCCCCCAGATTGAATCCAGCACCTTCTGCCTCAGCGACTATTTGAGCTTTCTGGAAGGAGAGTCTAAAAGTATCAGTTCATTCCGCAAAATGCAACGCGAGGCCTTTGAGGCGGAGCGCGAAAGATGGCGTCTGGCAGGTCTGGATGTCACCGAATCGGCCCCCACGACGACGAGCGGGAGTGCCGAAGTCAGCATCCCAGAAGGCCATGAAGCTGTGGTGAGTCCGGTCAGCGGAAGCTTATGGAAGCTACAAGTAAAGGCAGGCGATCAAGTGGAAGAAGGTCAATGTGTCCTCATCGTGGAAGCCATGAAAATGGAGATTCCTGTCTCCAGCACTTGTGCTGGCACGGTGGCTGCACTGCACGTGCGTGAGGGCCAGTCCGTGACCCCTGGCCAAACCCTCCTGACCGTCCACGCATGA
- a CDS encoding ABC transporter substrate-binding protein, whose product MKRKVLALLLPCLAPFLSLAAEPLKIGYSDWPGWVAWEIGIKKGWFKEEGVETEFVWMDYVKSMEAYAAGKLDAVCVTNGDALVTGATGKASVAILLNDYSNGNDMIVVKPGIASFKDLKGKTVALEEGFVEHLLLLKGLELNSMAEGDITIKNTPTNNTPQVFASGEVDAIAAWQPNSGQALKLVPGSKPVFTSKDAPGLIYDGLFCDPASVKARRDEWLKVVKVWYRIVSYLSEEKNLDDALAILAERVGVKPAEYEPLLDGTKILSPEEALKAWEKADGLGSIYGSTKVVDDFNVKFKVYEKPADIEAYLDPSFTKEVLGK is encoded by the coding sequence ATGAAACGAAAAGTCCTTGCTCTACTCCTCCCCTGCCTAGCCCCTTTCCTCAGCTTGGCTGCCGAACCGCTTAAAATTGGTTATTCCGACTGGCCCGGTTGGGTCGCTTGGGAAATCGGCATCAAGAAGGGCTGGTTTAAAGAAGAAGGCGTCGAGACTGAATTTGTCTGGATGGATTACGTGAAGTCCATGGAAGCCTATGCGGCAGGCAAGCTGGATGCCGTCTGCGTCACCAACGGAGATGCCCTCGTCACGGGTGCCACGGGTAAAGCCTCCGTCGCCATCCTGCTCAATGACTACTCCAATGGCAATGACATGATCGTTGTCAAACCCGGCATCGCCTCCTTCAAAGATCTGAAGGGCAAAACCGTCGCTCTTGAAGAAGGCTTTGTCGAACACCTCCTGCTTCTCAAAGGGCTGGAGCTCAACAGCATGGCAGAAGGAGACATCACCATTAAAAACACCCCCACCAACAACACGCCTCAGGTGTTCGCCTCGGGTGAAGTGGACGCCATCGCTGCTTGGCAGCCCAATTCAGGCCAAGCCCTGAAACTGGTCCCCGGCTCGAAACCCGTCTTCACCTCCAAAGACGCCCCCGGCCTGATCTATGACGGCCTTTTCTGTGATCCCGCCAGTGTCAAAGCCCGCCGTGATGAATGGCTGAAAGTGGTCAAGGTGTGGTATCGCATTGTCTCCTACCTCAGCGAAGAGAAAAACCTGGACGATGCCCTGGCCATCCTGGCTGAGCGTGTCGGGGTAAAGCCTGCGGAGTATGAACCTCTGCTGGACGGCACCAAAATCCTCTCCCCCGAAGAAGCCCTCAAAGCCTGGGAGAAAGCCGATGGCCTCGGCTCCATTTACGGCAGCACCAAGGTGGTGGATGACTTCAATGTGAAGTTCAAGGTCTATGAAAAGCCTGCGGACATTGAAGCCTATCTCGATCCCTCCTTCACTAAAGAAGTGCTGGGGAAATAA
- the atzF gene encoding allophanate hydrolase gives MIPDLSITTLLQAYRQGTTTPEEVILEAWQRAAADDPTIWISRPSLEQLQQSLQALEGESPDTKPLYGIPFAIKDNIDCAGYATTAACPAWSYEAEQDAFVVGQLIAAGAIPMGKTNLDQFATGLVGVRSPYGAPDNAFNPDYISGGSSSGSGVAVAKGLCSFSLGTDTAGSGRVPASFNNLVGFKPTRGVLSCSGVVPACRTLDCVSIFALTAADASYVFNLAAVYDETDPYARRRCRLHEMKWPPRIGVPRMDQLDFFGNDDARKLFEDAAQMVVTMGWQIVEVDIQPFLDTARLLYEGPWVAERTAVVQELLAENPEAMLPVTRTIIEGGLKGSAVDAFKAQYKLATLKRSSQLVWGEVDALLMPTTGTIYTKAEVEADPIQLNSNLGRYTNFMNLLDLCGCAVPAGFLGSGLPWGVTFYAPACDDALVLDCAAHFHASLNLPIGKTSVLSDAAPLPTPQTVAKPKSPLMQIAVCGAHMEDLALHWQLREREAKFVRHALSAPCYRFFLLRAKGRIPDRPGMIRVSDGGSSIAMEIWEMPEHTVGSFLQGIGAPLGLGKVLLDDGSQVTGFICEGIVEETAEDITHFGGWRSWLATRQLATV, from the coding sequence ATGATCCCGGATCTCTCGATCACCACTTTGTTGCAGGCCTATCGCCAAGGCACGACCACCCCTGAAGAAGTCATCTTAGAAGCATGGCAGCGTGCTGCTGCGGATGATCCCACCATTTGGATCAGCCGTCCCAGTTTGGAACAGTTGCAACAGTCCCTGCAGGCTTTAGAAGGCGAGTCTCCTGATACCAAACCGCTCTACGGCATCCCTTTTGCCATCAAAGATAACATCGATTGTGCAGGTTATGCCACGACGGCCGCCTGCCCAGCATGGAGTTACGAAGCGGAGCAGGACGCCTTTGTGGTGGGGCAACTGATCGCGGCTGGGGCCATTCCCATGGGGAAAACCAATCTCGACCAATTTGCCACCGGTCTCGTCGGGGTTCGCTCCCCCTATGGTGCCCCAGACAATGCCTTCAATCCCGACTACATCTCGGGGGGCAGTAGCAGTGGTTCCGGAGTCGCCGTCGCGAAAGGCCTGTGCAGCTTCTCGCTGGGCACCGATACAGCGGGCTCGGGACGTGTGCCCGCTTCGTTTAACAACCTGGTCGGGTTCAAGCCCACGCGCGGCGTGCTCAGTTGCAGTGGGGTGGTGCCAGCCTGTCGCACCTTGGATTGCGTCTCGATCTTTGCGTTAACCGCCGCCGATGCCTCGTATGTCTTCAATCTCGCCGCCGTCTATGACGAAACGGATCCCTACGCCCGCCGCCGTTGCCGACTTCATGAGATGAAGTGGCCGCCGCGCATCGGTGTGCCGCGCATGGACCAGCTGGATTTCTTTGGCAATGACGATGCCAGAAAGCTCTTTGAAGACGCCGCTCAAATGGTGGTGACGATGGGGTGGCAAATCGTCGAGGTCGATATTCAGCCGTTTCTCGATACCGCCCGCTTACTCTATGAAGGCCCCTGGGTGGCAGAACGGACGGCTGTGGTTCAGGAACTGCTTGCTGAGAACCCTGAAGCTATGCTGCCCGTGACACGGACCATCATCGAGGGCGGACTCAAAGGCAGCGCTGTCGATGCCTTCAAGGCCCAATACAAGCTCGCGACGCTCAAGCGATCCAGCCAGCTTGTCTGGGGTGAGGTGGATGCCTTGCTCATGCCGACCACCGGCACGATTTACACGAAGGCAGAAGTCGAGGCCGATCCGATCCAGCTCAATAGCAATCTGGGTCGTTATACCAACTTCATGAACCTGCTGGACCTCTGCGGTTGTGCCGTCCCGGCGGGCTTTCTCGGCAGTGGCCTTCCCTGGGGTGTCACCTTCTACGCTCCCGCTTGTGATGATGCCTTGGTTCTCGACTGCGCCGCACACTTTCATGCGTCCTTGAATCTGCCCATCGGTAAAACCTCCGTCTTGAGTGATGCAGCACCTCTGCCCACCCCTCAAACCGTGGCCAAACCTAAAAGCCCCCTGATGCAAATCGCCGTCTGTGGCGCACACATGGAGGACCTAGCCCTTCATTGGCAACTTCGTGAGCGCGAAGCCAAGTTCGTCCGCCATGCTCTCAGTGCGCCGTGCTACCGCTTCTTCCTCCTGCGTGCGAAAGGGCGTATTCCAGACCGGCCCGGCATGATTCGAGTCAGTGACGGAGGATCCTCCATCGCCATGGAAATCTGGGAAATGCCCGAGCACACCGTCGGCTCATTCCTGCAAGGAATCGGAGCTCCCTTGGGTCTTGGCAAGGTGCTCCTCGATGATGGCAGTCAAGTCACAGGCTTTATTTGCGAAGGCATCGTTGAAGAGACCGCGGAGGACATCACCCACTTTGGCGGCTGGCGCTCCTGGTTGGCCACACGTCAACTCGCGACGGTCTGA